The following nucleotide sequence is from Endozoicomonas sp. GU-1.
GTTGGTTCACCTTCTGGTGGTACACCGCACTTTGATTGCGTTGCTAACGAATGTGTTTAAAAGCCGTCTCAGGTTAATCTGGAAGATGAAGTGCTTCCCCTTGATGCTCTGACGGTAACACACCTGGTCCGACAAAATCTGGCAGCAAGGGTGGAAAGGCCTGTGCCTTTCAAATGATATCCCTTTTATAGAATCTGGAGGCTTGAGGTGAGCACCTCGCCAATGAATAACCCACAAGGCAACCCCGTTCAAAAGAAGAGCGCAGACCGGCTCAACCCGTCGGCTCGCAGAAGAGCACGACAGCTGGCCCTTCAGGCACTGTATCAGTGGCAAATTGCCAAATCACCACTGAACCAGATTGAAGCGCAATTCCGCATGGACAATGATTTCAGCAAAGTGGATGCCGGCTATTTCAGTGCCATCATTCATGGTGTGCCCAATCAAACCAACCAGCTTGATGAAGCGATGACCGCCGTACTGGATCGTCCATTGAGCCAGCTTGACCCGGTGGAGCTGTCAGCCCTGCGCATTGGCTGCTTTGAACTGATCAACCGAAAGGATGTTCCTTACCGGGTAGTGATCAATGAAGCCATTGAACTGGTCAAGCGCTTTGGTGCCCAAGACTCCCATCGCTATATTAACGGCATCCTCGACAAGCTGGCACCACGCCTGCGTTCTGAGGAAGTGCAAGCCTACCGGAAAAAATAGGCTGATTATAAGCTGCTTACGCCATGACGGATGTCAGGCACAGAAGACGACTTGACCATTTAACGGGGATTTATGGCCACTGGTGTAATGGGTGAATTCGAGCTGATCAAACGCTATTTTGCTCGCCCTGAGATCGCACAGATTCAAGGGCAATATACCAGCAGCATTCTTGGCATTGGTGATGACTGTGCGCTCTTTGACATCCCGGCGGATATGCAGCTTGCCCAGTCACTGGACACCCTGGTGGAAGGGGTTCACTTTCCCGGTGAGTGCGATCCTTTCGCCCTTGGTTACCGCGCCCTGGCCGTCAGCCTCAGTGATCTTGCTGCCATGGGGGCAGAACCGCACAGTTTTAACCTCGGCCTGACCCTGCCCAGGGTTTCCGAGCTCTGGCTGAAAGAGTTCTCTGAAGGTCTTGCCCAGCTTGCCCAGCGATTTAAAATCCCGCTGATTGGTGGAGATACCACAAAAGGACCACTGACCCTCTCGTTACAGGTCCAGGGGCTGGTCCCAAAAGGAGAGGCCCTGTTACGCAGTGGTGCCCGGCCTGGTGATCTTATCTGTATTACCGGCACCCTGGGTGATGCCGCCGGGGCGCTGCCTTCTGTGTTGGGCGGCGAGACACCGGAAACCTGCGGTGATGAAAGCCTGAAATACCTGTTACATCGCTATTGGTACCCCTCTCCCCGTCTGTTCGCCGGGCAATGGCTGCGCCAGGCAGGTGCTACCTCGGCCCTGGATATTTCCGATGGGCTGCTGGGTGATCTTGGCCATATCCTCGAAGCCAGCAACGTGGGCGCAGAAATCGAGCCCGATCTGGTTCCCAGGTCTGCTGCCCTTGGCCGTTGCCATGATCAGGATACCGCCCTCACCCTGGCCATGACCGGTGGTGACGATTACGAACTCTGTTTCACGATTCCCCGCCACCTGGCTCAGACGCTGCCAGCGAAACTCTCAGATGGCTGCCGCATTACCTGTATTGGCCAGATTAATGATGAGTCTGGAATAATCAGAGACCCACAGGGCAACCTGCTCAGCAAAAAAGCCTACACTCATTTTTGATTTCTGAAAGAATATAAAGCCCATGACGCTCTCTACCAGACAAGGCATAGCACCAAGAGAAACCTGCTGGAAAAATCCTGTCCACTTTCTCGCCTTTGGCTGCGGCAGTGGGCTGGCTCCTAAAGCGCCCGGTACCTTCGGCACCATTGCCGCCGCGTTCTTTTACCTGCTCCTGCAGGGATTAAGTCTCTGGACATACCTTGGGGTTATAGTTGTCGCTTCCGTGGTGGGTTTCTGGCTCTGCGGGCGGACCGCAAAAGATCTGGGGGTGCATGACCACCCAGCGATCGTCTGGGATGAATTCTGCGGCTTCTGGATAACCATGATTGCTGCCCCGGCAGGATGGCCCTGGATTCTTCTGGGCTTTGTCCTGTTCAGGCTGTTTGATATCTGGAAGCCCTGGCCGATCAGCTGGCTGGATAAAAAAGTTCACGGCGGTATTGGCATTATGGTTGATGACCTGGTGGCAGGCGTCTTTGCATTTTTATGCCTGCAGGCCATTCACTATGTCTATCTGAAGGATAGTTCTCACATAGAGATTGTTAATCTGGCTTAAGCCTCTGATATCATCAAAAGCAATAAGTATAAGAAAAAAGAATACATCATGAGAGCGTCAACCTTTCTTCTGGCCCTGGCCATAAGCACCCACAGCTATGCCAGCAATATCAACGTTGTTGGTCTTTTTTCCAATAAAGCACTGGTTATCATTGACGGTCAGCGGCATTTACTGGCTACAGATGGAAAATCGGTGGCAGGCGTAAAACTGCTGAAAGCGACCAGCACCAGTGCCACCCTGGAAGTCAATGGCAAAGCTGCAACCTACCTGATTAGCCGGGATATGAACGGTGGCATTCAACAGCCTGAGCAAGCCATCATCAAAATATCCCGAAATAACCGGGGACAATACATCACCCGGGGACGGATTAATGACCGCGCTATTGATGTTCTGGTGGACACTGGTGCTAATGTTCTGGCCATTAACTCACTGGACGCCAAACGTCTGGGCATCGATTATCAGGCAGGAAACCCAATTAAAGTAGCAACTGCCAGCGATCTTGTTGATGGTTATCAGGTAAATTTATCAAGCGTGATTCTGGGCAACATTCGGGTAAATCACGTAGAAGCAACCGTTATCGAAGGCTCCTACCCTGACATCGTATTATTAGGCATGAGCTTTCTGAAACACGTCAAACTGTCAGAGCATCGTGGAGTCATGCAGATTGAGGCAAATTACTAACCCATTGTTCCGGGTCAGCCGGTAGTTCTCTCTATTTTTCTGCCTTATTACCATACTCGCCTGACGCCTCACAGACTGATACAATCCGGTCACGAACTACATAAGGAGCAGTGAGTGTCTGTTAGTTTTGTTGCAGAGTCTCGCTTACCCACGCCCTATGGCGAATTCATCATGTATGGCTTCGAAGACAGTGGTACGGGCAAGGAGCATCTGGCATTAACCATGGGGTATGTCAGTCAGGGGGGACCGGTACTTGCCAGGGTTCATTCCGAATGTCTGACGGGTGATGCACTGTTCAGCATGCGCTGCGATTGCGGCCCGCAGCTTCAGGCAGCTCTGGAGCGCATTGCTGAAGAAGGCCGGGGAGTATTGCTTTATCTCCGCCAGGAAGGCCGAGGCATTGGCCTGCTGAACAAGGTTCGCGCCTATCACCTTCAGGACAGCGGCATGGATACGGTTCAGGCAAATGAAGAACTGGGTTTTGAGCCGGATATGCGCAAGTATGATATGTGCAAAACCATGTTGGATCATCTTGGCGTTTCCAGCCTGAAACTGATGACCAACAATCCACGCAAAGTTGAATCCCTTACCAACCTGGGCATTCAGGTTGCCGAAAGAATCCCGCACCAGACTGGTCAAAACCCTCACAACGAGCGTTATCTGGCCACCAAAGTGTGGAAGCTGGGGCACATGTACAACATGGCCTGAACAAATCCAATAACATCAAAAAGGGAGCCAGTTAGCTCCCTTTTTTTCATCTCAACGTTGTCGTGTGAAAGACAGTTGTCCAGGGCAAACTCCTTAAGCGGGAGTAGCAGCTTTGCCAAGATGAAATGACTTCCGCTCTATCCGCTCCATCCGGTCACGAACCGAACGAATAATACCCTCCTGATCCAGCCCGCACTGAGCCAACTGCTCCTGATGGCTCGCCGCTTCAATGTAAGTATCGGGAATACCAAGGTTCAGCACCGGCACAGTAATTTCCTGCTTCTGCAGATATTCCATCACGCCTGAGCCTGCACCACCGGCAATACACCCTTCTTCCAGAGTCACCAACAACTCATGGTTAGCAACAAGCTCTTTGACCAGCGCTTCATCCAGAGGTTTAACAAACCTCATATTGGCAACTGTTGCATCCAGCGACTCAGCAGCTGCCAGGGCATTCCCCAGTAAGGTGCCAAACACCAGCAGCGCTACCCGGCTTCCTTTACGACGAATTTCCCCCTTACCAACAGGCAAAGGGGCAAGATCAAGGCAAATCTCAGCACCTGGTCCTGTTCCCCGGGGATAACGAACCGATGCCGGGCCTTTATAAAGAAAACCTGTAGACAACAGCTGTCTGGTTTCATTTTCATCACCCGGCGTCATCACCAGCATATCGGGGATACAACGCAGATAGGCGATGTCGTAGCAGCCACCGTGGGTTGGGCCATCTTCCCCCACCATACCGGCACGATCGATGGCAAACAGCACATCCAGATTCTGCACTGCGACATCATGAATCAGCTGATCATAAGCACGCTGCAGGAATGTCGAGTAGATCGCAACAACGGGCTTGAGGCCTTCACAGGCCATGCCTGCCGCCAGGGTGACACAGTGCTGTTCAGCAATCGCCGCATCGAAGTAACGCTCCGGAAAGTGATCCGCAAAACGAATCAGGTCAGAGCCTTCTTTCATTGCCGGCGTAATACCCATCAACCGCTCATCCGCTGCGGCCATATCATACAACCACTGTCCAAAAACATTGGCGTATTTGGGCTTTCTGGGGGCAACCGTCTTCGGATTCTCTGTTGCCTGTGGCTCCAGCTTGGTAATAGCATGGTAACCAATCGGATCCTGCTCGGCCGGATTAAACCCTTTCCCCTTCTGAGTCACCACATGCAAAAACTGAGGGCCTTCCAGGTCTCTCATATTTCTCAGGGTATGAACCAGCATGGGCAGGTCATGACCATCAATAGGGCCGATATAGTTGAACCCCATCTCTTCAAACAACGTTCCCGGAACCACCATTCCCTTGACGTGTTCTTCGGTTCGTCTTGCCAGCTCCCAGGCACGGGGAATAACATTCAGAACCTTTTTACTGCCTTCACGAATATGGTGGTAAGTCCGGCTGGCAAGTATTTTGGCCAGATAGTTGGAGAGCCCGCCAACACTTCTGGAAATGGACATATCGTTATCATTAAGAATCACCAGCATATTGGCCTTTACATCCGCTGCGTGATTCATGGCTTCATAGGCCATACCCGCCGTCATGGAGCCATCGCCAATCACTGCAACAGCACGCCTCTTTTCACCTTTAGCCCGGGCTGCAATGGCCATGCCAAGCGCCGCACTGATAGACGTACTGGAATGCCCGACACCAAACGTATCGAACTCACTTTCATCTCTTTTCGGGAAAGCGGCGAGGCCATCCTTTTGTCTCAGGGATGACATTCTGTCCCTGCGCCCCGTCAGAATTTTATGCGGATATGCCTGGTGACCCACATCCCAGACCAAACGGTCTTCCGGAGTGTTAAACATATAGTGCAGCGCAATGGTCAGCTCCACTACACCAAGCCCGGCACCAAAATGCCCCCCTGTCCGCCCAACGGAATACAATAAAAACTCCCGCAGCTCCCGGGCCAGTTGTGGCAGACGGGATTCTTCAAGTGCGCGGAGTTGTTCCGGATTATTTACCTGGTCCAGCAAAGGAGTATCAGGCAGTGTCTTGGGTATCTCGTGAAACATGTGCTCGTAATAACGTCTGGGATGATCCGCTGGCTGGCATTGTACACCCAACCTGACTGGAATAGCATCGCACAATCTTATTGTGCAGCCTAGCCTGTAGAATTGACAAATCAGATAGGTTGGATTCCTGAAGCCACCTACAACACTAATAGCTTCTTCGAATGATGTAATCGGCGATCTGGCGAAGAAAATCAGCACGATGGTCGAATCCGGAAAGGGCGCTGATGGCAGTATGGTGAAGCTCTCTGGCATAAGCTTTCGCTGCCTCCAGCCCCATCAGGGAAACATAAGTTGGTTTGTCCAGAGCCATATCTGCTCCCTGAAGCTTGCCCAGCGTCTCCGTATCTGCAATAACGTCCAGAATATCGTCCCGAACCTGGAAGGCAAGACCGATGGCTCTTGCATAATGATCCAGTGACTGCAACTCCTCGCCCTGCAACGGCCTGGCACACAATGCTCCCATACGGACACTGGCCCGAATCAGAGCACCGGTTTTATGGGTATGCATCAACTCAAGCTGCTGCTGGTTCAGCTCCGTCCCGGCGGCACACTGGTCCATCGCCTGACCACCCGCCATGCCAGCCAGTCCTGACGCCTGGCTGAGGATCGTCACCAGCTGCAATCGAACACTGTCAGTCAGGGTTGAATCAGGACATAAACGGGCATTGCCCAACACCTCAAAGGCCTGACTCTGCAGCGTATCGCCCACCAGAATCGCAGTTGCCTCATCGTATGCCTTGTGACAGGTTGGCTTGCCCCTGCGCAGATCATCATCATCCATTGCCGGCAAATCATCATGAACCAGTGAGTAGGCATGGATTAATTCCACAGCGCAGGCAGCAGGGTTGGCCTGCTTAACATCCCCACCCAAAGCCTGACAGGCAGCATAGACCAGCGTTGGACGCACTCTTTTGCCACCATTAAAAACACTGTATCGCATCGCTTCCAGCAGCAGGGGGCTGACCTTACTGTCATCAGGCAGGACTTCAGTGAGTGCTTGATCCACCTGTAAACGACACTGCTCGATAAATTTGGAAAGCGGCACAGGGCTTGCCATCTTCACAGCCCTCTATCTGCTGAAGGCTCTGCACCGTCAGCAGCAAATGGCTCTGTGGTCAGTTCACCATTTTGCACAAGCAGCTGTTGAACTTTTTGCTCAGCATCGGTCAATGCTTTCTGGCAGCCACGGGTCAGTTTAATGCCCTGTTCAAAGGCTTTCAGAGATTCCTCCAGGCTCAAGTCGCCGGACTCCATTTTCTGGACCAATGTCTCCAGCTCCGCCAAAGACTGCTCAAAGGCAAAGCTCTCAGTATCCACCGTATTTTTTGACATGAATGAGCCTGTTGAAGAAAACATTCATGGCACGTTATCAACGTTCCATGACGAGAATAGTTGGCGAAAACGATTTTCGCACTGGTTTGACCAACCGCTTTCGACCATCCGCAATGATCAAACCATTATCCCGTTGGCCGATATTGAAAGCAATGCCCCGACAAGATCATGGACTTTAATGATGGAAGAACAAAAACGGCAGGCAGTTTATCACAACTCAAGGCTGGGCCAGATCCTGATAAAAAAAGGATATATCTCTCCAGAGCAGCTTGATACCGCCATTCATCAGTCAGCAAGCCATGAGCAGCTGCTTGGAGAGTACCTGATAGAACAGCGCATGCTGTCACGATGGCAACTGCGCAGGGCACTTTCCAGCCAGAGCCAGCTGCGTTTATCCGCCTCCCTGTCAATGGCTCTGCTCACTCCGGTTTATCCACTGCTTGCGAAAGAACATGCTGAGCCGGTTGATAGCAGGCTGGAAACACTGCTCAAGCCTCTCCTGATAGCAGGCTCCGCTGACACTCTTGAATTCAACCCTGATTTGTCAACGATTGAATTCAGGCACAATGGCCTGATTCGATTGCGTATCCCAAGCACGCTTGGTGAGCTGAACTTTG
It contains:
- the nusB gene encoding transcription antitermination factor NusB; the protein is MNNPQGNPVQKKSADRLNPSARRRARQLALQALYQWQIAKSPLNQIEAQFRMDNDFSKVDAGYFSAIIHGVPNQTNQLDEAMTAVLDRPLSQLDPVELSALRIGCFELINRKDVPYRVVINEAIELVKRFGAQDSHRYINGILDKLAPRLRSEEVQAYRKK
- the thiL gene encoding thiamine-phosphate kinase; the protein is MATGVMGEFELIKRYFARPEIAQIQGQYTSSILGIGDDCALFDIPADMQLAQSLDTLVEGVHFPGECDPFALGYRALAVSLSDLAAMGAEPHSFNLGLTLPRVSELWLKEFSEGLAQLAQRFKIPLIGGDTTKGPLTLSLQVQGLVPKGEALLRSGARPGDLICITGTLGDAAGALPSVLGGETPETCGDESLKYLLHRYWYPSPRLFAGQWLRQAGATSALDISDGLLGDLGHILEASNVGAEIEPDLVPRSAALGRCHDQDTALTLAMTGGDDYELCFTIPRHLAQTLPAKLSDGCRITCIGQINDESGIIRDPQGNLLSKKAYTHF
- a CDS encoding phosphatidylglycerophosphatase A family protein translates to MTLSTRQGIAPRETCWKNPVHFLAFGCGSGLAPKAPGTFGTIAAAFFYLLLQGLSLWTYLGVIVVASVVGFWLCGRTAKDLGVHDHPAIVWDEFCGFWITMIAAPAGWPWILLGFVLFRLFDIWKPWPISWLDKKVHGGIGIMVDDLVAGVFAFLCLQAIHYVYLKDSSHIEIVNLA
- a CDS encoding retropepsin-like aspartic protease family protein — encoded protein: MRASTFLLALAISTHSYASNINVVGLFSNKALVIIDGQRHLLATDGKSVAGVKLLKATSTSATLEVNGKAATYLISRDMNGGIQQPEQAIIKISRNNRGQYITRGRINDRAIDVLVDTGANVLAINSLDAKRLGIDYQAGNPIKVATASDLVDGYQVNLSSVILGNIRVNHVEATVIEGSYPDIVLLGMSFLKHVKLSEHRGVMQIEANY
- the ribA gene encoding GTP cyclohydrolase II, whose product is MSVSFVAESRLPTPYGEFIMYGFEDSGTGKEHLALTMGYVSQGGPVLARVHSECLTGDALFSMRCDCGPQLQAALERIAEEGRGVLLYLRQEGRGIGLLNKVRAYHLQDSGMDTVQANEELGFEPDMRKYDMCKTMLDHLGVSSLKLMTNNPRKVESLTNLGIQVAERIPHQTGQNPHNERYLATKVWKLGHMYNMA
- the dxs gene encoding 1-deoxy-D-xylulose-5-phosphate synthase produces the protein MFHEIPKTLPDTPLLDQVNNPEQLRALEESRLPQLARELREFLLYSVGRTGGHFGAGLGVVELTIALHYMFNTPEDRLVWDVGHQAYPHKILTGRRDRMSSLRQKDGLAAFPKRDESEFDTFGVGHSSTSISAALGMAIAARAKGEKRRAVAVIGDGSMTAGMAYEAMNHAADVKANMLVILNDNDMSISRSVGGLSNYLAKILASRTYHHIREGSKKVLNVIPRAWELARRTEEHVKGMVVPGTLFEEMGFNYIGPIDGHDLPMLVHTLRNMRDLEGPQFLHVVTQKGKGFNPAEQDPIGYHAITKLEPQATENPKTVAPRKPKYANVFGQWLYDMAAADERLMGITPAMKEGSDLIRFADHFPERYFDAAIAEQHCVTLAAGMACEGLKPVVAIYSTFLQRAYDQLIHDVAVQNLDVLFAIDRAGMVGEDGPTHGGCYDIAYLRCIPDMLVMTPGDENETRQLLSTGFLYKGPASVRYPRGTGPGAEICLDLAPLPVGKGEIRRKGSRVALLVFGTLLGNALAAAESLDATVANMRFVKPLDEALVKELVANHELLVTLEEGCIAGGAGSGVMEYLQKQEITVPVLNLGIPDTYIEAASHQEQLAQCGLDQEGIIRSVRDRMERIERKSFHLGKAATPA
- a CDS encoding polyprenyl synthetase family protein; translation: MASPVPLSKFIEQCRLQVDQALTEVLPDDSKVSPLLLEAMRYSVFNGGKRVRPTLVYAACQALGGDVKQANPAACAVELIHAYSLVHDDLPAMDDDDLRRGKPTCHKAYDEATAILVGDTLQSQAFEVLGNARLCPDSTLTDSVRLQLVTILSQASGLAGMAGGQAMDQCAAGTELNQQQLELMHTHKTGALIRASVRMGALCARPLQGEELQSLDHYARAIGLAFQVRDDILDVIADTETLGKLQGADMALDKPTYVSLMGLEAAKAYARELHHTAISALSGFDHRADFLRQIADYIIRRSY
- a CDS encoding exodeoxyribonuclease VII small subunit, with the translated sequence MSKNTVDTESFAFEQSLAELETLVQKMESGDLSLEESLKAFEQGIKLTRGCQKALTDAEQKVQQLLVQNGELTTEPFAADGAEPSADRGL